In Myxococcus stipitatus, the following are encoded in one genomic region:
- a CDS encoding FG-GAP-like repeat-containing protein: MKDHSRPTWARQCRQGARLSAVGWLALAAGGETALASTPESAAPLESLASLAQVPLNHCQVQPPFEPNFEPELEWAWSSSSVMPSHVQVMMTPIVVEVNGDGVPDVVFSSFAGSNYTTDGVLRAVSGANGAELWTVTDPALRVRGAASVGAADIDGDGLVEICAIPESGQGLLCFENTGAFKFRATASQNNWGGPSFADLDGNGTVEILNGPSVFSNTGALRWTGADIASGPVGPISFAADIDGDGLQEVVNGRSIYRHNGVPMCRNTTIGNGLSGVGNFDADTRGEVVVVSGGVVSLMDDDCTLLWSRPIPGGGSGGAPNIADFDADGQAEIGVAGASQYAVFEADGTLKWSSPTQDQSSNVTGSSTFDFEGDGRAEVVYADEVRLRIYDGATGTVRFSVPHSSGTTYENPVIVDVDGDDNAEIVIASNNYSNPAAATGIRVFRDRKDGWVNTRRIWNQHAYSVTNVNDNGTIPANPVANWRTPGLNTFRANSQGTGTTSPYAAADVTVTDVTSACDPVTGTLTLSARVNNQGDAATSAGLRVAFYQGNPTAGGTLLGVGVLPTVLPAGMQAVVTYSRTNIFGGQAEVFARADDDGTGTGRETECIETNNAGSAVVNLTCYNNLPPVALCQNVTVNASATTCGAPASIDNGSHDPDQRPGPFTVSQSPAGPFSVGMHTVTLTANDGQATDTCSATVTVVDVTPPVIACPAERIVDATGPDGAFVTPAPATVSDACGAQVSGPAARVYPLGTTSVTYTATDAAGLSASCTTAIHVVNRTRTPPSLIMCDVPRYTSAAQVKACGWATASPGGAPISVVLLSINGGAPIRLTPDAGGGHVIEWLTLSEGHYTLTLTVIATDGAIATQSRQVTVDRTPPLLRAVGPNPNQPQPRTVDILTEVTDLTPVQVVANWVNTTSVGAGTNVATNRVTFSSAGNHLVLIRATDAAGNTAEQTLQFIVQ; encoded by the coding sequence ATGAAAGACCATTCCAGACCGACGTGGGCAAGGCAATGCAGACAGGGGGCCCGGCTGTCCGCCGTGGGATGGCTGGCGCTGGCCGCCGGGGGTGAGACGGCGCTCGCCTCGACTCCCGAAAGCGCGGCCCCGCTGGAATCCCTGGCGTCGCTCGCGCAGGTCCCCCTGAATCACTGCCAGGTGCAGCCGCCCTTCGAGCCCAACTTCGAGCCCGAGCTCGAGTGGGCCTGGAGCTCCAGCTCCGTCATGCCCTCGCACGTGCAGGTCATGATGACGCCCATCGTCGTGGAGGTGAACGGCGACGGTGTCCCGGATGTTGTCTTCAGCAGCTTCGCGGGCTCCAACTACACCACCGATGGCGTGCTGCGCGCCGTGAGCGGCGCGAATGGCGCGGAGCTGTGGACCGTGACGGACCCGGCGCTGCGCGTCCGAGGCGCCGCGAGCGTGGGCGCCGCGGACATCGACGGCGATGGCCTGGTGGAGATCTGTGCCATCCCCGAGAGCGGCCAGGGCCTGCTCTGCTTCGAGAACACCGGCGCCTTCAAGTTCCGCGCGACGGCTTCCCAGAACAACTGGGGCGGCCCCTCGTTCGCGGACCTGGACGGCAACGGCACGGTGGAGATCCTCAACGGCCCCTCCGTCTTCAGCAACACCGGCGCGCTGCGATGGACCGGCGCGGATATCGCGAGTGGCCCGGTGGGCCCCATCTCGTTCGCGGCGGACATCGACGGGGACGGACTCCAGGAGGTCGTCAACGGCCGCTCCATCTACCGCCACAACGGCGTGCCCATGTGCCGCAACACCACCATCGGCAATGGCCTGTCGGGCGTGGGCAACTTCGACGCGGACACCCGCGGCGAGGTCGTGGTGGTCAGCGGAGGTGTCGTGTCGTTGATGGATGACGACTGCACGCTCCTGTGGTCCCGGCCCATCCCCGGCGGCGGCAGCGGAGGCGCGCCGAACATCGCCGACTTCGACGCCGACGGGCAGGCGGAGATTGGCGTGGCGGGCGCAAGCCAGTACGCCGTGTTCGAGGCCGACGGCACCCTCAAGTGGTCCAGCCCCACGCAGGACCAGAGCTCCAACGTCACCGGCTCCTCCACCTTCGACTTCGAGGGCGACGGCCGCGCGGAGGTCGTCTACGCGGACGAGGTCCGCCTGCGCATCTACGACGGCGCCACGGGCACGGTGCGCTTCAGCGTCCCGCACTCGTCGGGCACGACGTATGAGAACCCCGTCATCGTCGACGTGGATGGAGACGACAACGCGGAGATTGTCATCGCGTCCAACAACTACTCCAACCCGGCCGCCGCCACGGGCATCCGCGTGTTCCGCGACCGCAAGGATGGCTGGGTGAACACGCGGCGCATCTGGAACCAGCACGCGTACTCCGTCACGAACGTCAACGACAACGGCACCATCCCCGCCAATCCCGTCGCCAACTGGCGCACCCCGGGCCTCAACACCTTCCGCGCCAACAGCCAGGGCACCGGCACCACCAGCCCCTACGCCGCCGCGGACGTGACGGTGACGGACGTCACCTCCGCCTGCGACCCGGTGACGGGCACGCTGACGCTGTCCGCGCGAGTGAACAACCAGGGAGATGCCGCCACCTCCGCGGGCCTGCGCGTGGCCTTCTATCAGGGCAACCCCACCGCGGGCGGAACCCTGCTGGGCGTGGGCGTGCTGCCCACCGTGCTCCCCGCGGGCATGCAGGCGGTGGTGACCTACTCCCGCACCAATATCTTCGGAGGCCAGGCGGAGGTCTTCGCCCGGGCGGATGACGACGGCACCGGCACCGGCCGGGAGACGGAGTGCATCGAGACCAACAACGCAGGAAGCGCCGTGGTGAACCTGACCTGCTACAACAACCTGCCGCCCGTCGCCCTCTGCCAGAACGTGACGGTCAACGCGAGCGCCACCACCTGCGGCGCGCCCGCGAGCATCGACAATGGCAGCCACGACCCGGACCAGCGGCCCGGCCCGTTCACCGTGTCGCAGTCGCCCGCCGGCCCCTTCAGCGTGGGCATGCACACTGTCACGCTCACCGCCAACGACGGACAGGCCACCGACACCTGCTCGGCCACCGTCACCGTGGTGGACGTGACGCCGCCGGTCATCGCCTGCCCCGCGGAGCGGATTGTCGACGCCACCGGCCCCGACGGCGCCTTTGTCACGCCCGCCCCCGCGACGGTCTCCGATGCGTGCGGCGCCCAGGTCAGCGGCCCCGCGGCGCGCGTCTATCCTCTGGGCACCACCTCCGTGACGTACACCGCCACGGACGCGGCGGGCCTCAGCGCCTCCTGCACCACCGCCATCCACGTGGTGAACCGCACGCGGACGCCGCCCAGCCTCATCATGTGCGACGTGCCTCGCTACACGTCGGCCGCGCAGGTGAAGGCCTGCGGCTGGGCCACCGCCAGCCCGGGCGGCGCGCCCATCAGCGTGGTGCTGCTGTCCATCAACGGAGGCGCCCCCATCCGCCTCACGCCGGACGCCGGCGGCGGACACGTCATCGAGTGGCTGACGCTTTCGGAGGGGCACTACACCCTCACGCTCACCGTCATCGCCACCGACGGCGCCATCGCCACCCAGAGCCGGCAGGTGACGGTGGACCGCACGCCGCCGCTCCTGCGCGCCGTGGGCCCCAACCCCAATCAGCCGCAGCCCCGGACGGTGGACATCCTCACGGAAGTGACGGACCTCACGCCGGTGCAGGTCGTCGCCAACTGGGTCAACACCACCAGCGTGGGCGCGGGGACGAACGTCGCCACCAACCGGGTGACCTTCTCCAGCGCCGGCAACCACCTGGTGCTCATCCGGGCGACGGACGCGGCGGGTAACACCGCCGAGCAGACGCTCCAGTTCATCGTGCAGTAG
- a CDS encoding J domain-containing protein: protein MGFCPTCGDEVAWKSEHGNPSCEACGAPSHRSFNCCWACGESFDEDNAPQEVARGYRLDFACDAGDCAGRLAWLMPFCPWCGEEKHWPHARELKCVECESSLDRSWAFCVRCGEEAPLPDECPRCGLALEHAGSAARCEQCRHIVCGDCCEVQALPSEAGAPQERMVCSECGAGAAPPAHEAAPRSAAPEAEDTGDEEEEDAPSEPDAPPSAGPQSPWDVLGVSPGTPLAEVKRAYLALVAQYHPDKVAALGPKLQALAQEETRRIIEAWETVRRQARPGR from the coding sequence ATGGGATTCTGCCCCACATGCGGCGACGAGGTCGCATGGAAGAGTGAGCACGGCAATCCCTCGTGCGAGGCGTGTGGCGCGCCGTCCCATCGTTCGTTCAATTGTTGCTGGGCGTGCGGCGAGTCGTTCGACGAGGACAACGCGCCACAAGAGGTCGCCCGTGGGTACAGGTTGGACTTCGCGTGTGACGCGGGCGATTGCGCCGGGCGCCTGGCGTGGTTGATGCCGTTCTGTCCCTGGTGCGGTGAGGAGAAGCACTGGCCCCATGCTCGGGAGCTCAAGTGCGTGGAGTGTGAGTCCTCGCTCGACAGGTCCTGGGCGTTCTGCGTGCGTTGTGGCGAGGAGGCGCCGCTCCCCGACGAGTGTCCCCGGTGTGGCCTGGCGCTGGAGCACGCGGGCTCCGCGGCGCGGTGTGAGCAATGCCGCCACATCGTGTGTGGGGATTGCTGTGAGGTCCAGGCCCTCCCGTCGGAGGCGGGGGCCCCCCAGGAGCGGATGGTGTGCTCGGAATGTGGAGCAGGGGCTGCCCCGCCGGCCCATGAGGCCGCGCCACGAAGCGCCGCGCCAGAGGCGGAAGACACCGGGGATGAGGAGGAGGAGGACGCGCCGTCGGAGCCGGACGCGCCGCCCTCGGCGGGGCCGCAGTCCCCGTGGGACGTGCTCGGTGTCTCACCCGGGACGCCCTTGGCCGAGGTGAAGCGGGCCTATCTGGCGCTGGTGGCGCAGTACCACCCCGACAAGGTGGCGGCGCTGGGGCCCAAGCTCCAGGCCCTGGCGCAAGAAGAGACCCGCCGCATCATCGAGGCGTGGGAGACGGTGCGGAGGCAGGCGCGGCCCGGCCGCTGA